A genome region from Variovorax paradoxus includes the following:
- a CDS encoding glutathione S-transferase, which yields MPYQLHYWPTIQGRGEFVRLALEAAGADYVDVARLPESKGGGGSALGELLDDPHNARPAFAPPFLVDGDIVVGQTAAILLYLGPRLGLAGVGESDGLWTHQLQLTIADVVAEAHDTHHPISTGAYYEDQREAAAQRAKGFRDERIPKFLNWFERVLQRNPAGDLHLVGDTLTYADLSLFQLIDGLHYAFPKATARALAATPAVEKLHANVRRRQRVHEYLQSPRRIAFNEDGIFRRYAELDG from the coding sequence ATGCCTTACCAACTCCACTACTGGCCCACCATCCAGGGCCGCGGCGAATTCGTGCGGCTCGCACTCGAGGCGGCCGGTGCCGACTATGTCGACGTGGCGCGCCTGCCGGAATCGAAGGGCGGCGGCGGGTCCGCGCTCGGCGAGCTGCTCGACGATCCGCACAACGCGCGTCCGGCCTTTGCGCCGCCGTTCCTGGTGGACGGCGACATCGTCGTCGGGCAGACCGCCGCGATCCTGCTGTACCTGGGGCCGCGGCTCGGGCTGGCGGGCGTGGGCGAGTCGGACGGGCTGTGGACGCACCAGCTGCAGCTGACCATTGCCGACGTGGTGGCCGAGGCGCACGACACGCACCATCCGATCTCGACCGGCGCCTACTACGAAGACCAGCGCGAGGCGGCCGCGCAGCGCGCGAAAGGCTTTCGCGACGAGCGCATCCCGAAGTTCCTGAACTGGTTCGAGCGGGTCCTGCAGCGCAACCCCGCGGGCGACCTGCACCTGGTGGGCGACACGCTCACCTACGCGGACCTCTCGCTGTTCCAGTTGATCGACGGGCTGCACTACGCCTTTCCGAAGGCCACGGCGAGGGCGCTGGCCGCCACGCCGGCGGTCGAGAAGCTGCACGCCAACGTCAGGCGTCGTCAGCGCGTGCACGAGTACCTGCAGAGTCCGCGCCGCATCGCGTTCAACGAGGACGGCATCTTCAGGCGCTACGCCGAACTCGACGGCTAG
- a CDS encoding YraN family protein gives MKTTTTTKGRGDAAEDAALAHLQDAGLVPLARNYRTPGRGGGEIDLIMRDPRGAGGGTLVFVEVRQRSTGLHGGAGGSITAAKRRRIVFAARHYLGQLRTVPPCRFDVVLVEEKITWMQAAFDAD, from the coding sequence ATGAAGACCACCACCACCACGAAGGGCCGCGGCGATGCGGCGGAAGATGCCGCGCTCGCGCATCTGCAGGACGCCGGCCTCGTGCCGCTGGCGCGCAATTATCGGACGCCGGGGCGCGGCGGCGGCGAGATCGACCTGATCATGCGCGATCCCCGGGGTGCGGGCGGCGGCACGCTCGTGTTCGTCGAGGTGCGCCAGCGCAGCACCGGCCTGCACGGCGGCGCGGGAGGCAGCATCACCGCGGCGAAGCGCCGGCGCATCGTGTTCGCGGCGCGGCACTACCTCGGCCAGTTGCGCACCGTGCCGCCATGCCGCTTCGACGTCGTGCTGGTCGAGGAGAAAATCACCTGGATGCAGGCTGCGTTCGACGCGGACTGA
- a CDS encoding RNA 2'-phosphotransferase, translating to MTPEDASKFIAYVLRHAPESIGLQLDAEGWAAIDALVAGALAAGRDLSRTDVLRAVDAGTKKRYELSADGQRIRALQGHSTPQVSRSFEAVAPPAVLFHGTATRFLDAIRAQGLKPGSRQHVHLSADEATAVQVGRRHGKAHVLSVDAARMHARGHAFHRAENGVWLTDAVPPEFLSG from the coding sequence ATGACACCCGAAGACGCGAGCAAATTCATCGCCTACGTGCTGCGGCATGCGCCGGAATCCATCGGGCTGCAGCTCGACGCAGAGGGATGGGCCGCCATCGACGCGCTGGTGGCGGGCGCGCTGGCCGCGGGGCGCGACCTGTCGCGGACCGACGTGCTTCGTGCGGTCGATGCGGGAACCAAGAAGCGCTATGAGCTGTCGGCCGACGGGCAGCGCATTCGCGCGCTGCAGGGGCATTCGACGCCGCAGGTCAGTCGCAGCTTCGAAGCCGTGGCGCCGCCCGCCGTGCTCTTTCACGGCACGGCAACGCGCTTTCTCGATGCGATCCGCGCACAGGGGCTGAAGCCGGGCTCGCGCCAGCACGTGCACCTGTCCGCCGACGAAGCCACTGCGGTCCAGGTGGGACGGCGCCATGGCAAGGCGCATGTGCTCAGCGTCGACGCGGCCCGCATGCATGCGCGGGGCCACGCATTCCATCGCGCGGAGAACGGCGTGTGGCTGACCGACGCCGTGCCGCCCGAGTTCCTGTCGGGCTAG
- a CDS encoding AraC family transcriptional regulator, which produces MRNISIDTVDAIDRPVLAIGTDYPPGHLLHTHSHRRAQFLYGATGVMEVGSDDGAWVVPPQRGVWIPAGKPHRVRMLGVSTRSLYIEPRAVPRQGDQCQVLNVSPLLRQLLMEAVDLPPEYDRQSRDGVLMRLVLHELSRAEVLPLHVPLPRDAALAMLCVDFLRQPDVHAAPAAWAARLNVSERTFNRRFGLETGMSFGKWRQRACVLVALSRLAAGEPVTAVALDMGYDSPGAFSTMFRKTLGRPPSHFGML; this is translated from the coding sequence ATGCGCAACATCTCCATCGACACCGTCGACGCCATCGACCGCCCGGTGCTGGCCATCGGCACCGACTACCCGCCGGGCCACCTGCTGCACACGCACAGCCACCGCCGCGCGCAGTTCCTGTACGGCGCCACGGGCGTGATGGAGGTCGGCTCCGACGACGGCGCATGGGTCGTGCCGCCGCAGCGCGGCGTATGGATACCGGCCGGCAAGCCGCACCGCGTGCGCATGCTCGGCGTGAGCACGCGCAGCCTCTACATCGAGCCGCGCGCCGTGCCGCGCCAGGGCGACCAGTGCCAGGTGCTGAACGTGTCGCCGCTGCTGCGCCAGTTGCTGATGGAGGCCGTCGACCTGCCGCCCGAGTACGACCGGCAGAGCCGCGACGGCGTGCTGATGCGCCTCGTGCTGCACGAACTGTCGCGTGCCGAGGTGCTGCCACTGCATGTGCCGCTGCCGCGCGACGCCGCGCTGGCCATGCTGTGCGTGGACTTCCTGCGCCAGCCCGACGTGCACGCGGCGCCGGCCGCGTGGGCCGCGCGCCTGAACGTGAGCGAGCGCACCTTCAACCGGCGTTTCGGCTTGGAGACCGGCATGTCCTTCGGCAAATGGCGCCAGCGCGCGTGCGTGCTGGTGGCGCTGTCGCGGCTCGCCGCGGGCGAACCGGTGACCGCGGTGGCGCTCGACATGGGCTACGACAGCCCCGGTGCGTTCTCGACGATGTTCCGCAAGACGCTGGGGCGGCCGCCCTCGCACTTCGGCATGTTGTGA
- the rsmI gene encoding 16S rRNA (cytidine(1402)-2'-O)-methyltransferase, with protein sequence MASLAPASFGAALAAAHDAAGAQHYPQGTLYIVATPIGNLADITLRALHVLQLVDAIACEDTRHTQSLLRAYGIDRPGARLLAVHQHNEAEAAQGVVARLAQGERIAYVSDAGTPGVSDPGARLAAAVRAAGQRVLPLPGASAVTTLVGAAGLVADGGDGNASSAFVFAGFLPSKAGERDTAVQALSQEPRAVVLLEAPHRIEQLARALAVLGDRAVTVGRELTKQFEEIATVAASALPDWLGADRDRTRGEFALVLHPVAVSGDGGAEGERVLRLLLAELPVKTAVKLAAEISGAPRNTLYDTALRIRNGTEEES encoded by the coding sequence TTGGCTTCACTCGCCCCTGCCTCCTTCGGCGCCGCCCTCGCGGCAGCGCACGACGCTGCGGGTGCGCAGCATTATCCGCAGGGCACCCTCTACATCGTGGCCACGCCGATCGGCAACCTGGCGGACATCACGCTGCGTGCGCTGCATGTGTTGCAGCTGGTCGACGCCATCGCCTGCGAGGACACGCGCCACACGCAGAGCCTGCTGCGCGCCTACGGCATCGACCGTCCCGGCGCTCGCCTGCTGGCGGTGCACCAGCACAACGAGGCCGAGGCCGCGCAGGGCGTGGTGGCGCGGCTCGCGCAGGGCGAGCGCATCGCCTACGTCAGCGATGCGGGCACGCCCGGCGTGAGCGACCCCGGCGCGCGGCTGGCCGCCGCAGTGCGTGCCGCCGGCCAGCGCGTGCTGCCGCTGCCGGGCGCCAGCGCCGTGACCACCTTGGTCGGTGCAGCCGGCCTGGTGGCCGACGGTGGCGACGGCAACGCGAGCAGCGCCTTCGTCTTCGCAGGCTTCCTGCCAAGCAAGGCCGGCGAGCGCGACACCGCCGTGCAAGCGCTGTCGCAGGAGCCGCGCGCCGTGGTGCTGCTCGAGGCACCGCACCGCATCGAGCAGCTGGCGCGCGCACTGGCCGTCCTCGGCGACCGTGCCGTCACCGTGGGCCGCGAGCTCACCAAGCAGTTCGAGGAGATCGCCACCGTGGCCGCGAGCGCCCTGCCCGACTGGCTCGGTGCCGACCGCGACCGCACGCGCGGCGAATTCGCGCTGGTGCTGCATCCGGTCGCCGTGAGCGGCGACGGCGGCGCGGAGGGCGAGCGCGTGCTGCGCCTGCTGCTGGCCGAGTTGCCTGTGAAGACGGCCGTGAAGCTGGCCGCCGAGATCAGCGGTGCGCCGCGCAACACGCTGTACGACACCGCGCTGCGCATCCGCAACGGCACCGAGGAAGAAAGCTAG
- a CDS encoding SIS domain-containing protein gives MLEQRIQQHFIDSADLKYQTGPVLSKPISQAMQAILACVTSGGKVLACGAGVSGLLAAQFAAQFVGRFERERPELGAIALPGDSTDPDADSSNAGDADRFARQVRALGQAGDVLLALSASGQSAAVLAAVTAAHERDMTVVALLGNAVSGPAGASVAGSSGTGGAIGRALRETDVQISVPHERAARIHEIHQLALHCLCDGVDAQLLGEQEVSP, from the coding sequence ATGCTCGAGCAACGGATTCAGCAGCACTTCATCGACAGTGCCGACCTCAAATACCAGACCGGACCGGTCCTCAGCAAACCCATCTCCCAAGCGATGCAGGCCATCCTTGCCTGCGTGACCAGCGGCGGCAAGGTGCTTGCCTGCGGCGCCGGCGTGTCGGGCCTGTTGGCGGCGCAGTTCGCCGCGCAGTTCGTGGGCCGCTTCGAACGCGAACGGCCCGAGCTCGGTGCCATCGCGCTGCCCGGAGACAGCACCGACCCGGATGCCGACAGCAGCAACGCCGGCGATGCCGACCGCTTCGCCCGCCAGGTGCGCGCACTGGGCCAGGCTGGCGACGTGCTGCTGGCACTGAGCGCCAGCGGCCAGTCGGCCGCGGTGCTGGCCGCGGTGACCGCCGCGCACGAACGCGACATGACGGTCGTCGCGCTGCTGGGCAATGCCGTTTCCGGCCCGGCCGGTGCGAGCGTTGCGGGAAGCAGCGGCACCGGCGGCGCCATCGGCCGCGCGCTGCGCGAGACCGACGTCCAGATCAGCGTGCCGCACGAGCGTGCGGCGCGCATCCATGAAATCCACCAGCTCGCACTGCATTGCCTGTGCGACGGCGTGGATGCCCAGCTACTCGGAGAACAGGAAGTTTCCCCATGA
- a CDS encoding sulfite exporter TauE/SafE family protein, giving the protein MSIYLVLVAFGGLAGVTTVLFGFGGGFVVVPLLYRALILAHGADSAVGRSAMHIAVATSTCVMIVSALLATRRHQRAGTIDWTLIRPLLGVIGIGAAAGAALAVAADGELVRWAFIAYLGLTILDCVFRPGFMTHDAAAVVRPLSRPVATAGSFVIGLVAAFLGVGGSVMTVPLMRRRGIVMTRATAMANPLSLPIALAGTATYMALAWRSGAALEGWHIGYVDVPAFAALVAGSLAGVRAAAPLIGRMPDRVHAWGYIALLVLVLAGMALR; this is encoded by the coding sequence GTGTCGATCTATCTCGTGCTCGTGGCCTTCGGCGGCCTCGCGGGCGTCACCACCGTGCTGTTCGGCTTCGGCGGCGGCTTCGTCGTGGTGCCGTTGCTCTACCGCGCGCTCATCCTCGCGCACGGCGCCGACAGCGCCGTCGGCCGCTCCGCCATGCATATCGCCGTGGCCACCTCCACCTGCGTGATGATCGTGAGCGCGCTGCTCGCCACGCGGCGCCACCAGCGCGCCGGCACGATCGACTGGACGCTGATCCGTCCGCTGCTGGGCGTCATCGGCATCGGTGCGGCGGCGGGTGCGGCGCTGGCCGTGGCCGCCGACGGCGAACTCGTGCGCTGGGCCTTCATCGCCTACCTGGGCCTGACGATTCTCGATTGCGTGTTCCGGCCGGGCTTCATGACGCACGACGCGGCGGCCGTGGTGCGTCCGCTGTCGAGGCCGGTGGCCACCGCGGGCAGCTTCGTCATCGGGCTGGTCGCGGCTTTCCTCGGCGTGGGCGGCAGCGTGATGACCGTGCCGCTGATGCGGCGCCGCGGCATCGTCATGACGCGCGCCACCGCCATGGCCAATCCGCTGTCGCTGCCCATCGCGCTGGCGGGCACCGCCACCTACATGGCGCTGGCGTGGCGCTCGGGCGCGGCGCTCGAGGGCTGGCACATCGGCTATGTCGACGTGCCGGCGTTCGCCGCGCTGGTCGCCGGCTCGCTGGCCGGCGTGCGCGCCGCCGCGCCGCTGATCGGCCGCATGCCGGACCGGGTGCATGCCTGGGGCTACATCGCGCTGCTCGTGCTGGTGCTGGCCGGCATGGCGCTGCGCTGA
- a CDS encoding LysR family transcriptional regulator, protein MEIPRTNLDALQSFAVFADTLNFSESARLLHISQPALHAKVRKLSEQLDARLYVRVGSALELTSAGEQVARHARELLLLNQRFVKGLADGQDKPVATLAAGEGAYLYLLGKALSKFSGPGASPHLQLLTRNRDEAIQAVRAGQAQLGIAPLGTVPADLHAVRLTVVGQVLVMPRAHALASRKHVRLRDLRDAQLIVPPVGRPHREMLGRLLQAESVPWQPSLEANGWELMLRFAQLGFGLAVVNACCRIPKGLVAVPLQGYPPLEYHLFHAHDRPRSVHVQRLWDELLAHADHWKTA, encoded by the coding sequence ATGGAAATTCCACGCACCAACCTCGATGCCTTGCAGTCGTTCGCCGTGTTCGCCGACACGCTGAACTTCAGCGAGTCGGCGCGGCTGCTGCACATCAGCCAGCCCGCGCTGCATGCCAAGGTGCGCAAGCTGTCGGAGCAGCTCGACGCCAGGCTGTATGTGCGCGTGGGCAGCGCCCTCGAACTCACGAGCGCGGGCGAGCAGGTGGCGCGGCATGCGCGCGAACTGCTGCTGCTCAACCAGCGTTTCGTGAAGGGGCTTGCCGACGGGCAGGACAAGCCGGTCGCCACGCTGGCCGCCGGCGAGGGCGCCTACCTCTACCTGCTGGGCAAGGCGCTGTCGAAATTCTCGGGACCGGGCGCATCGCCGCACCTGCAGCTGCTCACGCGCAACCGCGACGAGGCCATCCAGGCCGTGCGTGCAGGGCAGGCGCAACTGGGCATCGCACCGCTGGGAACGGTGCCGGCCGACCTGCATGCGGTGCGCCTCACGGTGGTGGGGCAGGTGCTGGTGATGCCGCGCGCGCATGCGCTGGCATCGCGCAAGCACGTTAGGCTTCGCGACCTGAGGGACGCGCAGCTGATCGTGCCCCCGGTGGGCCGGCCGCACCGCGAAATGCTCGGCAGGCTGCTGCAGGCCGAGTCGGTGCCTTGGCAGCCTTCGCTCGAGGCCAACGGCTGGGAGCTGATGCTGCGCTTCGCCCAGCTGGGTTTCGGCCTCGCGGTGGTCAATGCCTGCTGCCGCATTCCCAAGGGGCTGGTGGCGGTGCCGCTGCAGGGCTACCCGCCGCTCGAATACCACCTGTTCCACGCCCACGACCGGCCACGGAGCGTGCACGTGCAGCGCCTGTGGGACGAACTGCTGGCGCACGCCGACCACTGGAAGACCGCATGA